CGATTCATTAATTCTGAATAATAGAATTAAGTTTACCTTCAACGATGATAATGAACTAGAAATTGAAGATAATAATTCCCAAATTTCAGGACTTGGAGGTGAATTCCTAAATGATTATAAGGTTCCTAATGGAGTTGAATGGGCTTTTGTCATTGTTGAACCTAATAAAGGTGATTAAAAAAACGGGTTACAACTAAACCTAAACTGCTTTAAACTTTGTTTAGCAAAACGTTGTAATGTATTAAAATAAGATACTAAGAAGATTATATAGATGAGAACTTATCCAGAAAATATTGAAGAACTAGAAAAAAAACATAGTTTTAGTTTTCCTTTAGATAATAAAAAATTAGAGCTTATTCTTAATAATGTTATTTTACGTAATGATATTGCATATGTATTTTTAAAATCCCGAATCTTAAATTCACTGAAAATGCAAAATCTATTTGAAAATGAATTATTCAGTGAGTCATTTTTGGATAAAAAATTTAACCAAACGGATAGACTTAAAATTTATAAAGCAATAAAAAATCAGCTTCCTATGCCGGTTAATGAGAGAAAGAAATTGAGTTTACATTCTTTGTTTCAGTTAAATAGAAAACCAAAAATTAATACAAGAGTACTAACAATTAAAGATTTAATTTTTGATTTAATCAAACAACACAGATTAACTATTAAGAGAAGTTTTGAAACTTTTTTTAAACATGAACTTGATAACTTAAAACAAGACTACAACAATATGTGAAAATATATTAAAAGGCATTTTTCACTAAACGTTATTGGTAATAAAAAAATAAAGTAATGTCTATATCACCAAAATTATTTGAAATAACATTAATAGATGTTCAAAATGAATTATGTACAGAATGGCAGAAATCTTTTGAGGAGTTCTCTGAAGTCAGTATAGTGAATGGAAAATTTGAACTAGAAAGAGAATATGACTGTTTAGTAAGTCCTGCAAACTCATTTGGTTTAATGGATGGAGGAATTGATTTAGCAATACGAAACTACTTTGGCATGAAGATTCAATATAATGTTCAAAAAAGAATTCAAAAAGAATTTTATGGAGAACAACCTGTTGGAACTTCAATTATTGTATTTACAGAAAATGAGTGCCATCCATTTTTGGCTCATACTCCAACAATGAGGGTTCCAACGGATATTTCAAAGACAGATAATGTTTACAATGCATTTTTTGCTATGCTAACTTCTATCGCTAATCATAACAAGACTGGAAAGGCAAGAATAGAAAAGGTGCTTTGCCCTGGAATGGGAACAGCCACTGGAAGAATGTCTCCAAAAGAGGCCGCTAGACAAATGTCCATTGCTTATAAGAACTTTAAATATCCAACAACCAACATGAATTGGAAAAACTTAAATAAAAGACATCTAGAAATAATAGGGTAAAACTATCTACAATATAACTGAAAATACATTAAAATGCAGCTTAACCAAAACGTACATAATCAGAAAAATCAAACTGAACGAATGAAAAAACTCATTTCAACATTATTAATCTTAACAATTTTAATTGGGTGTAATTCTTTAAGAAAAGGAACTAAATCTGCAATTTCCGTTGCAGGTTCAACTTGGGAGTATTCAGATGAAGACTGGACTTATCAGATTGAATTTGTTGAAAATGGACAAATAAAAAGTACGCATCCGAACGACAATACACCTGAAAATGACTTTTGGAAACAGTCTCATAGTAACATCCATTTTGAATTTAACGATGGTTTTTCAAAATATGACGGGAAGATGAAATCCATTGACTTAATTACTGGAATTGGGAAAAGTACGAGCGGAAAGTGGAAATGGAAAATGAAAAAAATAAAATAAAATAACCACTTACAACAATGACTATAAATAATTGATGGTTCTAAGGTATTTTTGAAATTTTATACGAATTCCCAACTTTACATACACGGATATACTACATAAACAATTATTGTTTTATAAAATTTCATTATTTTCGAATTCAATAGAAGTGAATAAAATTGCTATAAACTTCCGCATACCCACCAAATTGGAGGTATAAAAGTGCTTTTGTTCTGCAAAATAAGTTGCCACAATATGCCGAAACCCCAAATCAAACATATAACCACTAAGATTCATTTCTATCTTTTGGGAATTGTTATATTGAATTTCACTCTGAAAAGTACAATTAAAATAAGTTTTAATTATAAATTGACTAATTTAATAACCTTATTAATTTATGCAAGCGGAATTATTCTCTTCATATGGAATTTCAAGTCATTTAAAAAAATTGGTTTTTACTTTAGCTTATATGTAATTACACCTATTCTAACTTTATTATTTGGGTTGTTTGGTGGAATGTTTCTAGGAATTATTACCTCAATAGTTCTTTATCCTATACAACAGAATAAAGTTGAAATGGAAAAAGAAAATTTTGTGATTTATCAAAAAACCGAAGGATTTTTAGGAATGTGTTGTGCTTATGAAATTACTGAAAAGAAATTTTTAATACTTGAAAAAACAATTA
The sequence above is a segment of the Tenacibaculum sp. 190130A14a genome. Coding sequences within it:
- a CDS encoding macro domain-containing protein gives rise to the protein MSISPKLFEITLIDVQNELCTEWQKSFEEFSEVSIVNGKFELEREYDCLVSPANSFGLMDGGIDLAIRNYFGMKIQYNVQKRIQKEFYGEQPVGTSIIVFTENECHPFLAHTPTMRVPTDISKTDNVYNAFFAMLTSIANHNKTGKARIEKVLCPGMGTATGRMSPKEAARQMSIAYKNFKYPTTNMNWKNLNKRHLEIIG